Proteins encoded by one window of Lathyrus oleraceus cultivar Zhongwan6 chromosome 1, CAAS_Psat_ZW6_1.0, whole genome shotgun sequence:
- the LOC127084502 gene encoding phospho-2-dehydro-3-deoxyheptonate aldolase 1, chloroplastic, with amino-acid sequence MAMASATLIGFAPSLSTSHHRLQRRSIIVSSSSKPSNSTATTSQSISAPAWNIDSWKTKKALQLPEYPDQNEVDQVLQTLSSFPPIVFAGEARHLEDKLAQASMGNAFLLMGGDCAESFKEFSANNIRDTFRVILQMGVVLMFGAQMPVIKVGRMAGQFAKPRSDSFEEKNGVKLPSYRGDNVNGDAFDAVSRTPDPQRMVRAYCQSVATLNLLRAFATGGYAAMQRVNQWNLDFMERSEQGDRYRELAHRVDEALGFMSCAGLTADHPIMTTTDFWTSHECLLLPYEQSLTREDSTSGFHYDCSAHMLWVGERTRQLDGAHVEFLRGIANPLGIKASDKMDPNELVKLVDILNPKNKPGRITVIVRMGAENMRVKLPHLIRAVRSAGQIVTWVSDPMHGNTIKAPSGLKTRSFDSIRAELRAFFDVHDQEGSYPGGVHLEMTGQNVTECVGGSRAITFDDLSSRYHTHCDPRLNASQSLELAFAIAERLRKRRLNSTQSLSSSFTI; translated from the exons ATGGCTATGGCTTCTGCAACCCTAATCGGGTTCGCACCTTCTCTTTCGACATCACACCACCGTCTCCAACGCAGATCCATCATCGTTTCCAGCTCTTCCAAACCTTCAAACTCAACTGCAACAACTTCCCAATCAATATCAGCCCCCGCATGGAATATAGATAGTTGGAAAACAAAGAAAGCACTTCAACTTCCTGAATATCCAGATCAGAATGAGGTTGATCAAGTTCTTCAAACGCTTTCGTCTTTTCCACCGATTGTGTTTGCCGGTGAGGCTAGACATCTTGAGGATAAACTCGCACAAGCTTCTATGGGTAACGCTTTTCTTCTTATGGGTGGGGATTGTGCGGAGAGTTTCAAGGAGTTTAGTGCGAATAATATTCGGGATACTTTCCGTGTTATTCTTCAAATGGGTGTTGTTCTTATGTTTGGGGCTCAAATGCCTGTTATTAAG GTGGGGAGAATGGCGGGTCAGTTTGCAAAGCCAAGATCCGATTCATTTGAAGAGAAAAATGGAGTCAAGTTGCCGAGTTACAGGGGTGACAATGTGAATGGGGACGCATTTGATGCAGTATCTAGAACTCCAGATCCACAGAGAATGGTAAGGGCCTACTGTCAATCTGTGGCTACTCTCAACCTCTTGCGGGCGTTTGCCACCGGAGGTTATGCTGCCATGCAAAGGGTCAACCAGTGGAATCTTGATTTCATGGAGCGTAGTGAACAGGGAGACAG GTATCGTGAATTGGCGCATCGAGTGGATGAGGCTCTTGGTTTCATGAGTTGCGCTGGACTTACAGCTGACCATCCAATCATGACTACAACAGACTTTTGGACCTCCCATGAGTGTTTGCTTCTCCCTTATGAACAATCACTTACCAGGGAGGATTCTACTTCCGGGTTTCATTATGATTGCTCTGCTCACATGCTATGGGTTGGGGAACGTACCCGCCAACTTGATGGTGCACATGTTGAATTCTTGAGAGGAATTGCTAATCCACTTGGCATCAAG GCTAGTGATAAGATGGATCCAAATGAACTTGTTAAGCTGGTAGATATTCTTAACCCCAAAAACAAGCCTGGAAGAATTACAGTTATTGTAAGAATGGGAGCTGAGAATATGCGAGTGAAGCTTCCACATCTCATCAGAGCGGTTCGTAGTGCTGGTCAAATTGTCACTTGGGTTAGTGATCCCATGCACGGGAACACCATTAAAGCTCCATCTGGACTTAAAACTCGCTCATTTGATTCAATAAGG GCTGAACTGAGGGCATTCTTTGATGTCCACGACCAAGAAGGAAGCTATCCCGGAGGTGTTCATTTAGAAATGACCGGGCAGAACGTCACAGAATGTGTTGGAGGGTCGCGGGCTATTACTTTTGATGACTTGAGTTCACGCTACCACACTCATTGTGATCCAAGACTTAATGCTTCTCAATCTCTTGAGCTTGCATTTGCTATAGCAGAGAGACTGCGCAAGAGAAGGCTTAACTCAACCCAATCTCTGTCTTCTTCATTCACAATTTAA
- the LOC127084544 gene encoding metacaspase-1 gives MATRRGRCSQCGRAIQVEAYSYANSMAMMCSGCHSQGFSQQPNYPFVNNNNNSPPSPAAYGRRPSWPHTLMGPQAPMTPPSPYGNKRAVLFGISYGNSANSLKGSLNDVHSMKYFLTQKLGFPTDCVRMLTDEPGERNPMRIPTKYNMRMAMKWLVEGCQAGDSLVLHFSGHGSRQVDHGMDEVDGYDEAICPVDYEREGKILDDEINATIVRPLPYGAKLHAVTDTCFSGTVLDLPFMCRMNRKGYYGWEDHRSHRAGYKGTRGGLAVCISACDDDGSAADTSAFSGMESAGALTYSFIQAMQVERKLTYGQLLNAMRTSIRGAREGMFGPNQQQHVTDNRQQYAHDPQLSSSEKFDIYSKTIAI, from the exons ATGGCAACTAGAAGAGGAAGATGCAGTCAGTGTGGAAGGGCTATACAAGTAGAAGCCTATAGCTATGCCAATTCCATGGCCATGATGTGTTCTGGTTGCCACTCTCAAGGTTTCTCCCAGCAACCTAATTACCCTtttgtcaacaacaacaacaactcacCGCCTTCTCCGGCCGCCTATGGGCGACGTCCGTCTTGGCCACACACACTGATGGGCCCACAAGCTCCAATGACACCTCCGTCTCCATATGGTAACAAGAGGGCTGTGTTATTTGGTATTAGCTATGGTAATAGTGCTAACAGCCTTAAAGGCTCTCTCAATGATGTTCACAGCATGAAGTACTTTCTCACTCAAAAGTTAGGTTTTCCTACTGATTGCGTTCGCATGCTCACAG ATGAACCTGGGGAGAGAAACCCGATGAGAATTCCAACAAAATATAACATGCGAATGGCAATGAAGTGGTTGGTTGAAGGCTGCCAAGCAGGGGACTCATTGGTGCTTCACTTCTCAGGCCACGGATCAAGGCAAGTGGACCACGGCATGGATGAGGTTGATGGCTACGATGAAGCTATATGCCCTGTTGATTATGAGCGCGAAGGGAAGATTCTTGACGATGAAATCAATGCTACAATTGTTAGGCCTCTACCTTATGGTGCCAAACTTCATGCTGTCACTGATACATGCTTTAGTGGGACAGTTCTTGATTTACCATTCATGTGCAGGATGAACAG AAAAGGTTATTATGGATGGGAAGATCATAGAAGCCACAGAGCTGGTTACAAAGGCACCAGAGGTGGGCTGGCGGTTTGCATTTCCGCTTGTGATGATGATGGAAGTGCGGCAGACACATCG GCCTTTAGTGGCATGGAAAGTGCTGGTGCATTGACTTACAGTTTCATCCAAGCCATGCAAGTTGAGCGTAAACTGACTTACGGTCAATTGCTTAATGCCATGCGTACTTCGATTCGTGGCGCTAGAGAAGGAATGTTTGGCCCGAACCAGCAACAGCATGTCACGGACAATCGGCAGCAGTACGCTCAT GATCCACAACTGTCATCTTCTGAGAAATTCGATATTTATTCGAAGACTATTGCAATATGA
- the LOC127084529 gene encoding metacaspase-1: MKNTRLNSIYQQKQDNDIAMYTSTKQELVSVELQAIISANHGFKDGDQRKHQEKSLINNSPGSLSGNGNGSVFISLYNYNYSIQYPATTTYGTPVRPYSSPFRPPSVFGNKRAVLFGISYANTAAPRKLRGSANNAKCMKQFLIDKLGFPSNSIYMLTDDSEEKNTTPTKSNMRMAMKWLVEGCKPGDSLVFYFCGHGSRVKDRNRDEADGYDEAICPVDYEHEGMILDDEINATIVRPLPHGAKLHALVDASFSGTILDLSFVCKTNWFGSLGWKDQRHRRAGYKGTRGGLAVCISACDDDGNAASKSALTYSFLQVMQDVPKLTYGRLLNAMLFTIHWAKAGKYELKGQDLAGNTWQQQHAHEPQLSSSEKFDVSTKLFLI, translated from the exons ATGAAAAACACGAGGTTGAATAGCATTTATCAGCAAAAGCAAGATAATGATATTGCTATGTACACTAGCACAAAACAAGAGTTGGTTAGTGTGGAATTGCAGGCTATTATATCTGCTAATCACGGATTCAAGGATGGTGATCAAAGAAAACACCAAGAAAAATCTTTGATAAATAATTCACCTGGGAGCCTTTCAGGAAATGGAAACGGATCCGTTTTCATTAGCCTCTACAACTACAATTATAGCATACAATATCCTGCTACTACTACCTATGGAACACCGGTTCGTCCCTATTCTTCTCCGTTCAGGCCTCCTTCTGTATTTGGTAACAAGAGGGCTGTGTTATTTGGAATCAGTTATGCTAATACAGCGGCACCGAGGAAGCTTAGAGGTTCCGCGAACAATGCTAAGTGCATGAAACAGTTTCTGATTGACAAGTTGGGATTTCCGAGCAATTCCATTTACATGCTAACAG ATGATTCGGAGGAGAAAAACACGACCCCGACAAAAAGTAACATGCGAATGGCGATGAAGTGGTTGGTTGAGGGCTGCAAACCAGGAGACTCTTTGGTGTTTTACTTCTGCGGACACGGATCAAGGGTTAAAGATCGTAACCGAGATGAGGCTGACGGGTACGATGAAGCGATATGTCCAGTTGATTACGAGCACGAGGGGATGATACTCGATGACGAAATCAATGCTACAATTGTTAGGCCTCTACCTCATGGAGCCAAACTTCATGCCCTTGTTGATGCATCCTTTAGCGGGACAATTCTCGACTTGTCATTCGTGTGCAAGACAAACTG GTTTGGTTCTCTTGGATGGAAAGATCAAAGACACCGGAGAGCTGGCTACAAAGGCACAAGAGGAGGGCTAGCCGTTTGTATTTCAGCCTGCGACGACGATGGAAATGCAGCAAGCAAATCG GCCTTGACTTACAGTTTCCTCCAAGTCATGCAAGACGTACCGAAATTGACATATGGCCGATTGCTCAATGCGATGCTCTTTACAATCCATTGGGCTAAAGCAGGAAAGTATGAGCTAAAAGGCCAAGATCTTGCCGGAAACACTTGGCAACAACAGCATGCTCAT GAGCCGCAACTTTCGTCTTCTGAGAAGTTTGATGTTTCTACCAAGTTATTTCTAATATGA
- the LOC127084513 gene encoding uncharacterized protein LOC127084513 gives MKEEEQSTVKMEWLSSIDSTTLSHSELHALSLSSLSAFDLKSTRDIITPKIDPSTFNHSAGSHRQTYSRPRRLCRVAPLLPTPALPSDHRIIVDYLKQFIREDPKFDMVELLPPTVPSPPVLFTGEVRKRKRGRKPKVNTHLDERGMGIVNKNGVAIDLAALFNVEHPFAAELARRTEGMNSEEELLGFLSDLVGQWGSRRRKRRIVDAADFGDVLPLDWKLLLSLKRKDGRAWIYCRRYISPSGQQFVSCKEVSSYLQSRFGHSDLQLQISHKSENILQEQRVTTDNSVGVAREEHDQRQIVATNSDVSGLSVSNERLKEVSLLETENLADVQIHDLFECHKCSMTFDEKDAYLQHLLSIHQRTTKRYRVGASVSDGVIIKDGKFECQFCHKVFLERRRYNSHVGIHVRNYVRRAEHLPSQPNVMNADKSPVTDEMPSRISKMDALVEIAQNSIMEDSVMEPDCSSRLNRIPVSGIAVGDLDENIKVEFPINEQQMEESLIGKNVVHNSNQQGSPRLPMDGTVEKIDYNNQVIDAKMFSFQDNMGLLSVNKKNVDAPDTSKGKGDVPLTVEGFDHSGINLQGVSQSLLFPSSGNHMKPKSENSGCINTQGDLKLDEDNSNKSDLKISLGGCKDAPGVANVQVTAISTSKENVIQSRVSNTSVSPEQSLYSFSAFSSDKGFQELRLEDIGSLEYDFASVQGSLDVSAELANHLVVQGTCVSSAQSASQEVMLNVDGNNLLTTACVWCGIEFNHDAVNSEIQSDSVGFMCPVCKAKISGQINMLDSGSPNAGHL, from the exons ATGAAGGAGGAAGAACAATCAACGGTGAAGATGGAGTGGTTATCTTCCATTGATTCAACCACTCTCTCACATTCTGAACTTCACGCGCTTTCTCTCTCTTCCCTCTCCGCTTTCGACCTCAAATCCACGCGCGATATCATCACTCCCAAAATCGATCCTTCAACCTTCAACCACAGCGCCGGTTCCCACCGTCAAACCTACTCTCGACCTCGCCGTCTATGTCGCGTTGCGCCGCTTCTTCCTACTCCCGCCCTCCCCTCCGACCACCGCATCATCGTCGATTACCTCAAGCAGTTTATCAGAGAAGATCCGAAGTTCGACATGGTGGAGCTTCTTCCGCCGACAGTTCCTTCGCCGCCGGTTTTGTTTACCGGTGAAGTGAGGAAGAGAAAGAGAGGGAGGAAACCTAAAGTGAATACGCATTTGGATGAGAGAGGGATGGGGATTGTGAACAAGAATGGCGTTGCTATTGATCTTGCTGCGTTGTTTAATGTGGAACATCCGTTTGCGGCGGAGCTGGCGAGACGGACGGAGGGAATGAACAGTGAGGAAGAGTTGTTAGGGTTTTTGAGTGATTTGGTTGGTCAATGGGGAAGTaggaggaggaagaggaggatCGTTGATGCTGCGGATTTTGGAGACGTGCTGCCTCTTGATTGGAAGCTTCTTCTTAGTTTGAAGAGAAAAGATGGTCGAGCTTGGATCTATTGCCGCAGATATATAAG CCCTAGTGGACAGCAGTTTGTGTCTTGCAAAGAAGTTTCTTCCTATTTGCAGTCTCGCTTTGGCCACTCTGATTTACAGTTACAAATCAGTCACAAGAGTGAAAATATACTTCAGGAACAGAGAGTTACTACTGATAAT TCTGTAGGTGTTGCTCGCGAGGAGCATGATCAACGGCAGATTGTTGCCACTAACTCAGATGTGTCTGGTTTGTCTGTCTCTAATGAACGATTGAAAGAAGTGTCCTTGTTGGAGACGGAGAACCTTGCAGATGTGCAAATACATGATTTGTTTGAATGTCACAAGTGCAGCATGACCTTTGATGAGAAGGATGCATATTTGCAGCACCTGTTGTCTATTCATCAAAGGACAACGAAACGGTATCGAGTTGGTGCATCTGTTTCAGATGGAGTTATAATTAAAGATGGGAAATTTGAGTGCCAGTTTTGTCATAAAGTGTTTTTGGAAAGGCGTCGCTACAATAGTCATGTTGGGATACATGTTCGGAATTATGTGAGGAGAGCTGAACATTTGCCGAGTCAGCCTAATGTCATGAATGCAGACAAGTCTCCCGTCACGGATGAGATGCCCTCTAGGATCTCTAAGATGGATGCCCTCGTCGAGATTGCTCAAAACTCTATAATGGAGGATTCTGTCATGGAACCAGATTGTTCTTCTAGACTAAATAGGATCCCTGTTTCAGGAATTGCGGTTGGTGACTTAGATGAAAACATAAAGGTCGAGTTTCCGATTAATGAACAACAAATGGAAGAGAGCTTGATTGGCAAAAATGTAGTTCACAATTCAAATCAGCAAGGTAGTCCTCGTTTACCCATGGATGGAACAGTAGAAAAGATTGACTACAATAACCAAGTTATTGATGCAAAGATGTTTAGTTTTCAAGATAACATGGGCTTGTTATCTGTAAATAAGAAAAATGTTGATGCACCTGATACTTCTAAAGGAAAAGGTGATGTTCCGCTGACTGTTGAGGGGTTTGATCATTCTGGGATTAATCTGCAAGGAGTTTCTCAAAGCCTGCTGTTTCCTTCATCTGGCAATCACATGAAACCTAAGAGTGAAAATTCTGGTTGCATCAATACCCAAGGGGATCTTAAACTTGATGAAGACAATAGTAATAAAAGTGACTTGAAAATTAGTTTAGGTGGCTGCAAAGATGCACCTGGTGTTGCTAATGTTCAAGTGACAGCAATTTCAACTTCTAAAGAAAATGTGATCCAATCTAGGGTTTCTAACACCTCTGTATCCCCAGAACAATCTTTGTATTCTTTTTCTGCATTCAGCTCAGACAAG GGGTTCCAGGAATTGAGGTTAGAAGATATAGGTTCTCTCGAGTACGATTTTGCAAGTGTTCAAGGCTCTCTTGATGTGTCAGCCGAGTTAGCAAATCACCTAGTGGTGCAAGGGACATGTGTATCCTCAGCTCAGTCTGCATCACAAGAAGTTATGTTAAATGTGGATGGCAATAATCTACTCACAACGGCATGTGTATGGTGTGGAATAGAGTTTAACCATGATGCTGTTAATTCTGAAATACAATCAGATTCTGTTGGATTCATGTGTCCAGTTTGCAAGGCAAAAATATCTGGTCAAATCAATATGTTGGACAGCGGTTCACCAAATGCTGGCCATCTTTAG
- the LOC127084540 gene encoding uncharacterized protein LOC127084540 — protein sequence MGKRKNAANSDGGAAMPLSLPSLLRTLISSLFTTASENSSFLPPLSFKLLQTLRFIILTFYLFLLRFIPSIFFIDNYEDAVKFNNHKSHNNKYSHDTRNHTAIGRALSQLLSALNDIPVSSRKYEVVRSLTEKIIDDNHLDGVHSLREVNRVALSGAFGRALRQLEGKVVEREGEVEGEGDRDGRQYYMVMKRRIWWMVRLVRWRVRGGEGGLDGVPAEKLAAELVWMVKKMVDCGCSDEAIRRWAAASNLGYLALSADPRLQTSFVKLTAFLFKEAKDYGVDEIDESKMKQCMQVKLKMLQTWLPLLCKASNGADAPSLSINERAELERVLEGIIEELEQEKQEQVLSLWLHHFTHCSSSDWPNLHSCYARWCCKSRKQLLLSNEI from the exons ATGGGTAAGAGGAAGAACGCGGCAAATTCAGACGGCGGCGCCGCCATGCCGCTTTCACTTCCGTCGCTCCTCCGAACCCTAATATCTTCCCTATTCACCACTGCCTCTGAAAATTCCTCCTTCTTACCCCCTCTTAGCTTCAAACTACTCCAAACCCTTCGTTTCATAATCCTCACTTTTTACCTTTTTCTCCTTCGTTTCATTCCTTCTATTTTCTTCATCGACAATTACGAAGACGCCGTTAAATTCAACAACCATAAGTCTCATAATAATAAATACTCACACGATACACGAAACCACACCGCAATAGGACGCGCTCTTTCTCAGCTTCTCTCCGCGTTAAATGATATTCCGGTTAGTTCTAGAAAATACGAAGTCGTTCGATCGTTAACGGAGAAGATTATCGACGATAATCATCTCGACGGCGTTCATTCGTTGCGTGAGGTTAATCGAGTTGCCTTATCCGGAGCTTTTGGGAGGGCGTTGAGGCAGCTGGAAGGGAAGGTGGTGGAGAGAGAAGGAGAGGTTGAAGGGGAAGGTGATAGAGATGGAAGACAGTACTATATGGTTATGAAGCGTAGGATATGGTGGATGGTGAGGTTGGTGAGATGGAGGGTGAGAGGAGGAGAGGGAGGTTTGGATGGTGTTCCGGCGGAGAAGCTGGCGGCGGAGTTGGTTTGGATGGTTAAGAAGATGGTGGATTGTGGTTGTTCCGATGAAGCGATTAGGCGGTGGGCGGCCGCCTCTAATTTGGGATATCTGGCTCTTTCTGCTGACCCTCGTTTACAGACTTCATTTGTCAAACTTACTG CATTCTTATTCAAAGAAGCCAAAGACTATGGCGTAGATGAAATTGACGAAAGCAAGATGAAGCAATGCATGCAGGTAAAGTTAAAGATGTTACAGACATGGCTTCCACTGTTGTGCAAGGCTAGTAATGGCGCCGACGCCCCATCATTGAGCATCAATGAGAGGGCTGAGTTAGAGAGGGTGTTGGAAGGCATTATAGAGGAGTTAGAACAAGAGAAGCAAGAACAGGTTCTTTCTCTTTGGCTCCACCATTTTACACATTGCTCATCCTCTGACTGGCCAAACCTCCATTCATGTTATGCCCGTTGGTGCTGTAAATCTCGCAAGCAGTTGTTGCTTTCGAATGAAATTTGA